Proteins from a single region of Carassius auratus strain Wakin linkage group LG36F, ASM336829v1, whole genome shotgun sequence:
- the LOC113068114 gene encoding uncharacterized protein LOC113068114 — MRISLYYVVQRISFKLKMENRQYWTMEDTKALLCIWAEDNLQRQFDGVCRNEDIMKYIVAELAKLGIQRTTMQVREKLKKLRAQYKVIKTHNGQSGAQRRSFPWFDIMDGVLGHRPCVSGETTRDTMAATVVELECQSDFLESEVEQGPFTPPLLTSTPERHDGPQEISVIRGGSHRIPQRTRTESCKRKAANIASREFLQCMRDITQQQLEEEQALRREEINKDMMMRREELEYEAQLRREEMSEREKEADSFASVFAHLAAALQKK, encoded by the exons ATGCGCATTTCGCTGTATTACGTCGTGCAAAGAAtttcatttaaacttaaaatggaGAATCGCCAGTACTGGACTATGGAAGATACCAAGGCTCTTCTTTGCATTTGGGCTGAGGATAACTTACAACGGCAGTTTGACGGCGTCTGTAGGAATGAAGATATAATGAAATACATCGTTGCCGAACTCGCAAAGTTAGGTATCCAGCGCACTACGATGCAAGTTCGAGAGAAACTAAAGAAACTACGGGCACAGTATAAAGTCATAAAAACACACAATGGACAAAGCGGTGCCCAGAGAAGGTCCTTTCCATGGTTTGATATAATGGACGGTGTACTGGGTCACCGTCCCTGCGTTAGTGGAGAGACCACTCGGGATACCATGGCAGCTACTGTAGTCG aattgGAATGTCAGAGTGATTTCTTGGAGTCTGAAGTCGAACAGGGACCATTTACACCTCCGCTGCTAACATCTACACCTG AGAGACACGATGGTCCCCAAGAGATTTCAGTAATCAGAGGGGGGTCACATCGCATTCCACAAAGGACCAGAACAG AAAGTTGCAAACGCAAAGCTGCAAATATAGCATCGAGGGAATTTTTGCAGTGTATGCGTGACATTACACAGCAACAGCTGGAAGAAGAGCAGGCGCTGAGAAGGGAGGAAATTAACAAAGACATGATGATGAGAAGAGAGGAGCTGGAGTATGAAGCACAACTCAGACGAGAAGAGATGtctgagagagagaaggaagctGATTCTTTTGCTTCTGTTTTTGCACATTTGGCAGCAGCTCTACAAAAAAAGTAG